CGACAGCTCGGGAAGGGTGTAGACAGCCATGGTGAGTCCTCTCGATCGGTGTCGGTCACGCTAGGACCTCAACCGTGGTTGAGGTCAAGTCGGACGCCCTCGGGGCGCGGCGGTGACGGGCGGACCCGTCGTGGCGCGATCCCTGGGCCACGTGACCCTCCCCCGAGCACATCACGACCGCGCAGGTCCTGCACGTCCTTCTCACGAGCGGGAGGCTCGAGGCGCCGAACCCGAGGCCGGTCGAGCCGGCCCGTCCTGCTGCCTGGCGAACCTCGGGTTCGCCGGCCGGCAGGCCGACCGGTGGTCAGCTCGCGCGCTGCTGCCCGCTCATCGCGTGGATCGAGTCCATGACCTGCTCGGTGAGCTCACGGCGCGCCTGCGCGGGCTTGCCCGACGTGATCTGGCGTGCAGGCTCGATGGGAGCCCCGAACTCGACCGTCACACGGTGGATGCGCGGGATCCGCGACCCCACGGGTTGGACCTTGTCGGTGCCCTTGATCGCGACGGGCACGATCGGGGCGTGGCCGGCGAGCGCGAGCCACGCGACGCCCGTGTGTCCCTTGTGGAGCTTGCCGTCGCGCGACCGCGTCCCCTCGGGGTAGATCCCGAACGCTCCACCACGGTTGAGCACCTCGAGCGCGTCCTCGAGCGAGCGCTGCCCGGCGCGCGGGTCGTCGCGCTGCACGGGGATGTGGCCGAGAGTCGTGAAGAACCAGCGGGAGATGCGGCCCTTGAGCCCCGTGCCCGTGAAGTACTCGGCCTTGGCGAGGAACGTGACGTGGCGCGGAGCGACGATGGGGATCAGGAGCGAGTCCACGAACGACAGGTGGTTGCTCGCCAGGATGACGGGCCCGCGGCGAGGGATGTTGTTGAGTCCGGTCACCCGTGGCCTCAGCAGCGTGAAGGCCAGGAGCGACAGGATCAGCTTCAGCACCCGGTACGTCATCCGTACATTGTGCACCGACGTGCAGCCGGGCCCGACGGCGGGGCCCCGGTCTACGCGCACGACCCTGCGGAAGAGCCCAGTTCGCCGGGGAGAACCCAGGCCCGTGCACGGATGTTCACGCACGGTGGTTCGTTGCGCACGGCCTCTGCGACCGTGCGGGCCGTCGCCCGGCCCGCCTGTCACGAGACCGGCTCACCCGAAGCGCAGGATCCGCGGCCCGTCGACCGCGAGGAGCCTCCCGCCGACCGCGACGAAGCCGTAGGGGTCGACGGTGAGCGGCTCCTCCCATCGCGTGCTGCCGTCGGCCAGGTCGATCGAGGACCATCGCGCCCCGGAACCCGGCTGCGTCCCCAGCACGACGGTCAGCGACCCGTGTCCCGCGAAGACCGCGGACACGTCGCTGCTCGACGACCCGCCGCGCTCCGAGGCCCGCCACGTCCACAGCTCCTCACCCGTGACGTTGTCGATCGCCACGGCCCCGGGGAAGGTGGCGACGACGGTCATGTCCCGTGTCGTGAGCAGGACCTGCGCGGTGTACCGCGGGAAGGCCCAGACCTCGTGCCCGTCCTCGGCGAGGGCGGCGAGCCCGGAGCCCGGCCGGACGAACAGCAGAGGTGGCGCGGTGCCGTCCGTGGCGAGCGGCTCGAGGACCTCGCTCACGCCGCGCAGGAGCACCTCGCCCTCCGCGTCCAGGACGTCCGCCCCCACCCCGTCGCTCGCCGTCCTGGTGAACCGGCCGTCGGCCAGGCCCTCGACGTACGCGTCGTCCCCGGACGACAGCACGTCTCCCCCCGGAGAGAACGTGGCACCCACCCGGCATCCCCCGACCGAGATCGCGCCCGCCAGGTCGTAGAAGTACACGGACTCCCGGTCGTCGACCATCGCGCCGTTCCAGGAGGTCTCGCAGGTCCCGTCGCCCCCGGTGTCCTCGACCGGGACGAGGTGCGTCCAGCGCACGTCTCCGGTGCGCGCGTCCTCGACGGTGACGACGAGCCCCCGGTCCTCCCGGATCGCCCTCACGACGTCGCCGTCCGTGAGCACCTCCGCGTGGCCGCGGGAGACGTCGAGCGCCCGCTCGGAGAGCGTCCTGCCGTCCAGCCCGAGCACGGAGACCGTCGTCGGCGGCCTGGTGGGGTGCGACGGCACGAGCTCTTCCAGGCTCCCGCCGCTGAGGCACGTGATGGTCGACAGGGCTGCGGCCTCGCCGGAGCGCGCGACGAAGGCGCCGCAACGGCTCCGTCCGAGGTCCGCCCGCCGCCAGACCTCCTCTCCCGACGTCAGGTCGTGGGCGACCAGCTCTCCGTCGCCCGCCACCAGGAGGCGGTCGCCGGCCAGCCTCGTCCAGGCCTCGCCGGTGTCGATGCTCCAGACCTCGTCGGGCGGCTGCGTCAGCCCGACGACCCCGCCAGGAGCGGCCCGCAACAACGCCTCTGCCTGTCGAGTGCGGACGACGTCGACGAGGGTCAGGCCGCCGAGCACGAGCACCAGCCCGGCCGCGACGCCCCCGACGAGCAGGCGCCGCCGCTTCCGGACCCCGGGCGCGATGAGCCCGCCCCCAGGGTCCGAACCGTCGCGAACCGGATCCGCCGCCACCTGCTCGTCCGGGGCGCCGGGGGCGGCGTCCGCTGCCGGTCGCGCCACGTCGTCGGGCAGGGATGTGCCGTGGTCTCCCAGGCGGTCGCCGGGCAGGCCCGGTGTCCCCTGCCTCGGTCCCCGCTGGTCGTCGACGTCGTCCAGGTCGTCGACCGCATCGAAGGCGATCTGGCGGGGTTGCTCTCGTCGGCGAAAGGGCACGCCCGGAGCCTAGCGGCCGGGCGTGCCCTCACGGGACGGAGGTTCAGCGCGTCGCGACCGACACGAGGTAGTCGTCGGCGTCGTCGTCCCAGCGCAGGTCGATCGCGCCCGCGGTCTGCGCGGCCTTGCAGAACTGGAGGAAGCTGCGGTAGCCGAGCGCCTTCTCGCTGAAGTCGGGGCGCTTCTTGCGGAGCTGGTTCTTGAGGCCGGACAGGGGCACCGAGTCGCCCTGCTCGCCCACGACCGTGCGCAGCAGCGCGAAGTCGTCCCCGGCGTGCCCGCGCTCGGGCAGCGAGACCTCGGGGTCGCCCGTCGCGGGGCCCGCGCTGAGCTGTACGACGCCGCGCTCCTCGAGGTAGCGCAGGAACTCGCCGAAGTTGCGGAAGCCGTAGTCGGCCTCGCTGAAGGTGGGGTCCTTGCGGAGCAGCGTGCGCTTGAGCGTCGAGGCGACGACGGCCCCGCTCGACGAGCTCGACAGGTCCGCGAGGGTCTGCGCGACGAGGACCGCGAGGTCCTCGTCCTCGGAGGCCGAGGAGGCCCCGTGCCCGACGGCGGACTCGAGCTCGGCCTCGACGTCCAGCGGGACGGAGGTCGGCTCGGGCGCGCTCTCGGCGGTCGGTGCCGTGGCGTCGGCGGCCGGGGGCGGGGTCACGGCCTCGGGCGCAGGAACGGCTGCGGCCTTGCCCGAGGAGCCCGAGGAGCCCGTGGAGCGGCCGTACGACTTGCGGGTCCCGCTCCGGTTCGAGCTGTTCGAGGAGCGCTTGCGCTCGACGGGCTCGTCCGGGATCTCGACGCCCTCGAGGCGGTCGTAGAAGAGGAACTCGTCGCACGCCGCCGGCAGCAGCTTGGACGTCGAGTTCTCGACGCCGATCCCGATGACGCGCTTGTTGAGCTCACGCAGCTTGTGCACGAGGGGGGAGAAGTCGCTGTCGCCCGTACACATGACGAAGGTAGAGATGTACTCACGCTCGAAGGCCATCTCGATCGCGTCGACGACCATCTTGATGTCGGCCGCGTTCTTGCGCGAGGCCCCCATGCGCTGGGGCATCTCGATGAGCTCGACCTGGTGACGGGTCAGGGAGCGGCGGTCCTCGTCGAAGTACGACCAGTCGGCGTAGGCACGGCGGACGACGACACGGCCGCGCGCGGCCAACGCGTCGGCGATCGGCTTGAAGTCGAAGGTCATCCCGCCCAGGTGGTCGCGCGCGCCCAGCGCGAGGTTGTCGTAGTCGAGGAAGACGGCCAGACGTTCTTCGGTGTCCATATCCGCCAGGGTATTGCCCGCGTCGTCCGAACGCCCATCCGCCGCGGCGACCAGCCCGTATGTCACAGGCCGCTGGGCGGGAGACGGGCGTAGGTTGTAAGGACACCGGTCGGCCCGACGAAGGGTCCGCCGGGGCGCGCGCACACCGCGAGACGAGTCGACTCCCCGACGCCAGACCCTTCCGTCTCACGCTTCGAGCAGATACTGGCTCGCATCATGGATTCCCCCTACGATCGTCACCACCATCCAGAGCGGTCGAGAGTCCTGGCTCGTTGACACCGCAGCAACCCCCCAACGGAAGCCTCCCGCGGGTACGGGTGCTACAGCCAGGTTCGATGGAGCGATTCATGACCGAGGCATCCTTCTGCGCAACCCCGCACCGTACCGGGGTCCCGCGCACCACCCGTTCGGCCTTCGTGGCCACCGTCGGCACGCCCCTCCCGGCGGTCGCACGATGAGCATCGTCGACCTGGGGCACTTCGGGCACGAGGCACCGCGACCCACGGTGTCGTTCGAGCTCATGCCCCCGCGCCGCCCCGACGCCGCCCCCAAGTTCTGGGAGACGGCGCGGCGGCTCGTCGCGACGTCCCCGGACTTCGTGTCGGTCACGTACGGCGCGGCCGGCACGGACCGCGAGACCTCGCGCCGCGTCATCAGCCAGCTCCTGCACGGCACGCCCGTGCTGCCCATCGCGCACCTGACCTGCGTGGGCGCCTCGCGCGAGGACGTCGAGGACGTCATCACGGACTTCCTCGACGCCGGTGTGCGCAGCTTCCTCGCCCTGCGCGGGGACCCTCCGCGCGACCAGCCCGACTGGCGCCCCGCCGAGGACGGCGTGCGGTCCAGCACCGAGCTCGTGGCCCTGCTGCGCGAGGTCGAGGCCGCGCGCTGCGCCGCGAGCCCGAGCGTCGCGCTGCGCGGCGCGGCCCGCCCCCTGACCATCGCGGTCGCGACGTTCCCCGACGGGAACCTCGCCGCGGGCACGAGCCGCACCCAGGAGGTGCGCCGCCTCTGGCAGAAGCAGCAGGCCGGAGCGGACTTCGCGATCACGCAGCTCTTCTACGAGGCGTCGTCCTACATCGACTTCGTCGCCGAGGCGCGCGCCGCCGGGGTGACCATCCCGATCCTCGCGGGCCTGCTGCCCATGACGGACCCGGCCCGCCTCGCACGCGTCGAGGAGCTCACTGGCGTCCCGGCACCGCGCCGCGTCGTCGAGGCCCTCGAGGCCGAGCAGGACCCGGACGCACGCCACAGGCTGGGTATCCGGCACTCGGTCGAGCTCGCGCGCCAGGTCCTCGCGGCCGGCGCGCCCGGCCTCCACATCTACACGTTCAACAAGCACCAAGCCGCTCTAGACCTGCTCGAGGGAGTCAACCTCGGCGGTGGGGTAGCGGGGGACGCGAGCAGCGTCTCGTCCCGCACCCCCGACCTGGCCAGCGGGCCGTGGGTCTCCGGCACTCCCCTTCCCTCCGCCGAGCCCGCCCTGGGCGGGCCCTCGGTCTGACCAGTTCAGAGGTAATCACCATGAGTGCACCCACGTTCCCCTCCGGTTCCGTCCTCGGCTACCCCCGCATCGGCCCGCGCCGCGAGCTCAAGAAGGCCGTCGAGTCCTTCTGGGCCGGGCGCTCCACGGCCGACGAGCTCGAGGCCACGGCCTCGGCGCTGCGCGTCGCGGCCGCCCAGCGTCTCGTCGACCTGGGCCTCGACGCCTCGTCGGGCGCCGTGCCCGGCTCGTTCTCGTACTACGACCAGGTGCTCGACGTCGTCGCTCTCCTCGGGGCGGTCCCGTCGCGCTTCGCGTCGCTCACCGACGAGAAGGGCGCGCTGGACCTCGCGGGCTACTTCACGGTCGCGCGCGGCGCCGGTGAGGACGCCCCGCTCGAGATGACCAAGTGGTTCGACACGAACTACCACTACCTGGTCCCCGAGATCAGCGAGTCCACACCGTTCCGCTTCGCGGACGACCGCATCGTGCGCCAGTTCGTCGAAGCCAAGGACGCGGGCGTCGTGACCCGGCCCGTCGTCGTCGGGCCCGTCACGTTCCTCGCGCTGTCCAAGGCCGCCGACGACAGCGCGTCCGGCTTCAGCCCGCTCTCGCGCCTCGCGGACGTCCTGCCCGTGTACGTCGAGCTGCTGCGCGCCCTGGCCGCAGCCGGTGCACCGTGGGTGCAGCTCGACGAGCCCGCGCTCGTGTCCGACTCGATCGACCTCCCGGCCGCCGAGGTCCACGCCGCGATCACCGAGGCGTACCGGGTCCTCGCGACCGACCTCGCGGTGGGCACCGAACGCCCCGCCCTCCTCGTCGGCGCGCCGTTCGGCGGGCTCCAGGGAGAGCACGACGGCCTCACGCTCCTGGCCGCCACCGACGTCGAGGCGATCTCGCTCGATCTCGTCAAGGGAGCCGTTCCGGCGGGCCCTGTCGCAGGCTTGGAGACCAAGACCGTCGTCGCGGGTGTGATCGACGGCCACAACGTCTGGCGTGCCGACCTCGCGGCGAAGCTCGACCTGGTCGAGGGGCTGTCCGGGCTGGGTGCGGGCGCCGTCGTCGTCGGCACCTCGACCTCGCTCCTGCACGTCCCGCACGACGTCGAGGACGAGGACTGGACGAACGGCTCGATCGACCCCCGCCTGCGTGACTGGCTCGCGTTCGCGGACCAGAAGGTCGGCGAGGTCGCGATCCTCGCCCGGGCGCTGACCGAGGGTCGTGACGCGGTCGCCGACCAGATCGAGGCGTCCCGCGCCGCGGTCGCCTCGCGCGCGGTGGCGAGCGGCGTCGTCGTGCCTGCGGTGCGCGAGCGTGCCGCAGCCCTGACCGAGGGCGACTTCTCGCGCGGCGACTACGCCGAGCGCGCGGCCGCCCAGCAGGCCAAGCTGAACCTCCCGCTGCTGCCGACCACGACCATCGGGTCGTTCCCGCAGACCCCGGAGATCCGCCGCGCCCGCGCGCTCAACGTCAAGGGCGAGCTGTCCGACGCGGACTACACGACCGCGATGCAGGACGAGATCCGCCGCGTCGTCGAGCTCCAGGAGCAGATCGGCCTGGACGTCCTGGTGCACGGCGAGCCCGAGCGCAACGACATGGTCCAGTACTTCGCGGAGAACCTCGACGGGTTCGCCGTCACCGCGAACGGCTGGGTCCAGTCCTACGGCTCGCGCTGCGTGCGCCCGCCGATCCTGTGGGGCGACGTCACGCGCCCGGCACCCATCACGGTCGACTGGTCGACGTTCACGGCCTCGCTCACCGAGAAGCCGGTCAAGGGCATGCTGACAGGTCCGGTCACGATCCTCGCGTGGTCGTTCGTGCGCGACGACCAGCCGCTCGGCGACACGGCCAACCAGGTGGGTCTGGCGCTGCGCGACGAGATCGCGGACCTCGAGGCGGCCGGCATCGGCATCATCCAGGTCGACGAGCCCGCGCTGCGCGAGCTCCTGCCGCTGCGCAAGGCCGACCAGGCCGCGTACCTCGACTGGTCGGTGAGCTCGTTCCGCCTCGCGACCGCGGGCGTCGTGGCCGAGACGCAGATCCACACGCACCTGTGCTACTCGGAGTTCGGCGAGGTCATCGGTGCGATCGACGGGCTCGACGCCGACGTGACGTCGGTCGAGGCCGCGCGCTCGCGCATGGAGATCGTGCCCGAGCTGGCCGAGGCCGGCTACGCGCGCGGCATCGGCCCCGGCGTGTACGACATCCACTCGCCGCGCGTCCCCTCGACCGAGGAGGTCACCGACCTGCTCGAGCTCGCGGTGAAGTCGATCGACTCGCGCCTCGTGTGGGTCAACCCCGACTGCGGCCTCAAGACGCGCCGCTACGAGGAGACCGTGGCGTCGCTCGAGAACCTCGTCGCCGCGACGAACACGGTGCGCGCCCAGCTCGGCTGATTCGCGAGACGCCCCGGGGGCGGTGGGCTCGGTCCCGCCGCCCCCCGAGGGGCAGTTCTCCCCGTTCCACCCCTGTCGCCTTTACCAGTAGCATCGGCGCGCACGCCATCGCTCCACCGTGGGGCGAGAACTCTGTCCCGATGGGGGAACCATGCACGCCACCACGCCGACCACGACCGACCTGCCGCTCTGGGTGGAGGGGCGCAAGAAGATGCGGCTGACCGCCATCGCCTCCCCCTTCCTGGCCGCCGTGCTGCTCACGATCATCGCCTTCGCACGCTTCGGCGACGAGGAGAACTTCGTGCTGTACCTGGTCATCGCGCTGGTCGCGGTGCTCGCGATCATCGCCCCGTTCCTCGTCTACTGGGTGCGCGAGGCGAAGCCCGTCACGGTCGACCTCGCGGCCCGCACCGTGCGCATCGGCGACGGGCCCGCCCGCCCGTTCTCCGACGTCACCTACGCGTACACGCGGATCGAGCAGGGTACCCTCACGCTGCGCTTCGGGTTCTCCGAGACCGAGCGCACCGCGATCCTGCGCGACCTCACCCAGGTCGTGAGCTTCCGCCTGCCCGAGGCCGACGCGCGCGCCCTCATGGAAGTCTTCGCCGACTCGAACCTGCCCGAGGAGAGCGTGGCCACCAAGGGCTTCATGGCCCAGAAGATCCACCTGGGGAAGGCCGACGCGATCGAGGTCGTCGCCACGCTCGCACAGCTCCCCCGCATCGCCTGAGACCTGCGCCGGTCGTCCGCGAGCGCGAGAGGGGCCCCGCACCAACGGTGCGGGGCCCCTCTCGACGTCGGACCACGGTGCGGCCGGTGGGCGTCAGCGGTCCCGGCCGGCCATCGGCACGAAGCAGCCAAGGGTGACCATCAGGAGGCCCGCGGAGAAGATCAGCG
This region of Oerskovia jenensis genomic DNA includes:
- a CDS encoding methylenetetrahydrofolate reductase, with protein sequence MSIVDLGHFGHEAPRPTVSFELMPPRRPDAAPKFWETARRLVATSPDFVSVTYGAAGTDRETSRRVISQLLHGTPVLPIAHLTCVGASREDVEDVITDFLDAGVRSFLALRGDPPRDQPDWRPAEDGVRSSTELVALLREVEAARCAASPSVALRGAARPLTIAVATFPDGNLAAGTSRTQEVRRLWQKQQAGADFAITQLFYEASSYIDFVAEARAAGVTIPILAGLLPMTDPARLARVEELTGVPAPRRVVEALEAEQDPDARHRLGIRHSVELARQVLAAGAPGLHIYTFNKHQAALDLLEGVNLGGGVAGDASSVSSRTPDLASGPWVSGTPLPSAEPALGGPSV
- the metE gene encoding 5-methyltetrahydropteroyltriglutamate--homocysteine S-methyltransferase, coding for MSAPTFPSGSVLGYPRIGPRRELKKAVESFWAGRSTADELEATASALRVAAAQRLVDLGLDASSGAVPGSFSYYDQVLDVVALLGAVPSRFASLTDEKGALDLAGYFTVARGAGEDAPLEMTKWFDTNYHYLVPEISESTPFRFADDRIVRQFVEAKDAGVVTRPVVVGPVTFLALSKAADDSASGFSPLSRLADVLPVYVELLRALAAAGAPWVQLDEPALVSDSIDLPAAEVHAAITEAYRVLATDLAVGTERPALLVGAPFGGLQGEHDGLTLLAATDVEAISLDLVKGAVPAGPVAGLETKTVVAGVIDGHNVWRADLAAKLDLVEGLSGLGAGAVVVGTSTSLLHVPHDVEDEDWTNGSIDPRLRDWLAFADQKVGEVAILARALTEGRDAVADQIEASRAAVASRAVASGVVVPAVRERAAALTEGDFSRGDYAERAAAQQAKLNLPLLPTTTIGSFPQTPEIRRARALNVKGELSDADYTTAMQDEIRRVVELQEQIGLDVLVHGEPERNDMVQYFAENLDGFAVTANGWVQSYGSRCVRPPILWGDVTRPAPITVDWSTFTASLTEKPVKGMLTGPVTILAWSFVRDDQPLGDTANQVGLALRDEIADLEAAGIGIIQVDEPALRELLPLRKADQAAYLDWSVSSFRLATAGVVAETQIHTHLCYSEFGEVIGAIDGLDADVTSVEAARSRMEIVPELAEAGYARGIGPGVYDIHSPRVPSTEEVTDLLELAVKSIDSRLVWVNPDCGLKTRRYEETVASLENLVAATNTVRAQLG
- a CDS encoding lysophospholipid acyltransferase family protein gives rise to the protein MTYRVLKLILSLLAFTLLRPRVTGLNNIPRRGPVILASNHLSFVDSLLIPIVAPRHVTFLAKAEYFTGTGLKGRISRWFFTTLGHIPVQRDDPRAGQRSLEDALEVLNRGGAFGIYPEGTRSRDGKLHKGHTGVAWLALAGHAPIVPVAIKGTDKVQPVGSRIPRIHRVTVEFGAPIEPARQITSGKPAQARRELTEQVMDSIHAMSGQQRAS
- a CDS encoding NYN domain-containing protein, which encodes MDTEERLAVFLDYDNLALGARDHLGGMTFDFKPIADALAARGRVVVRRAYADWSYFDEDRRSLTRHQVELIEMPQRMGASRKNAADIKMVVDAIEMAFEREYISTFVMCTGDSDFSPLVHKLRELNKRVIGIGVENSTSKLLPAACDEFLFYDRLEGVEIPDEPVERKRSSNSSNRSGTRKSYGRSTGSSGSSGKAAAVPAPEAVTPPPAADATAPTAESAPEPTSVPLDVEAELESAVGHGASSASEDEDLAVLVAQTLADLSSSSSGAVVASTLKRTLLRKDPTFSEADYGFRNFGEFLRYLEERGVVQLSAGPATGDPEVSLPERGHAGDDFALLRTVVGEQGDSVPLSGLKNQLRKKRPDFSEKALGYRSFLQFCKAAQTAGAIDLRWDDDADDYLVSVATR
- a CDS encoding outer membrane protein assembly factor BamB family protein produces the protein MPFRRREQPRQIAFDAVDDLDDVDDQRGPRQGTPGLPGDRLGDHGTSLPDDVARPAADAAPGAPDEQVAADPVRDGSDPGGGLIAPGVRKRRRLLVGGVAAGLVLVLGGLTLVDVVRTRQAEALLRAAPGGVVGLTQPPDEVWSIDTGEAWTRLAGDRLLVAGDGELVAHDLTSGEEVWRRADLGRSRCGAFVARSGEAAALSTITCLSGGSLEELVPSHPTRPPTTVSVLGLDGRTLSERALDVSRGHAEVLTDGDVVRAIREDRGLVVTVEDARTGDVRWTHLVPVEDTGGDGTCETSWNGAMVDDRESVYFYDLAGAISVGGCRVGATFSPGGDVLSSGDDAYVEGLADGRFTRTASDGVGADVLDAEGEVLLRGVSEVLEPLATDGTAPPLLFVRPGSGLAALAEDGHEVWAFPRYTAQVLLTTRDMTVVATFPGAVAIDNVTGEELWTWRASERGGSSSSDVSAVFAGHGSLTVVLGTQPGSGARWSSIDLADGSTRWEEPLTVDPYGFVAVGGRLLAVDGPRILRFG